Proteins co-encoded in one Kribbella qitaiheensis genomic window:
- a CDS encoding helix-turn-helix transcriptional regulator, with amino-acid sequence MGIVDDLERARKAFERRDWATVYDQLSVVADLGPEDLLKLATAAYLAGDDDVSVRALQRGYQVSVEGGDTLGAVRFAFWLGLVLNVRGEAAVAAGWAARAQRLLADQPADVVERGYLLIHDFFRCLDRQEFAGAVRVATEITGIGRRFGEPDLIAQGLVCEGRTLMYAGQVPEGLALLDEAMVGVAAGELSPIFAGNVYCAMIEACQEVLDFGRASAWTTALTRWCDSQPALVPFTGQCAVHRGQILRLRGAFGEALEEYEGACRRYAASGAQAAAGFAMSESGDVLRVRGAYSQAENRYGQASGYGYEPQPGLALLWLARGRLPAAGATVRRLLAETGGPVQRSRLLPAAVEILVATDSLDEAETAATELTKIAEAFGCGGLRAMAAYCGGLAALASGDARRALPHARQAKQLWSGLQAPYEVARAMILVGRAFRELGDEDSATAELTSALRTFSELGAVACRQEAEKLLGRTALGGLTQRELEVLRLVAAGNSNNVIAQQLVLSEKTVARHLSNIFTKLGVPSRTAAAAYAREHDLL; translated from the coding sequence ATGGGCATCGTCGACGACCTGGAGCGGGCGCGCAAGGCCTTCGAACGGCGCGACTGGGCAACCGTCTACGACCAGCTGTCGGTAGTGGCCGACCTAGGCCCGGAAGACCTGCTGAAGCTGGCGACCGCGGCGTACCTGGCCGGCGATGACGACGTCAGTGTCAGGGCGCTCCAGCGCGGCTATCAGGTCTCCGTCGAGGGTGGCGACACCCTCGGAGCGGTCCGCTTCGCCTTCTGGCTCGGCCTGGTCCTCAACGTCCGCGGCGAGGCGGCGGTGGCCGCCGGCTGGGCGGCCCGGGCCCAGCGGCTGCTGGCGGACCAGCCCGCGGATGTGGTGGAACGCGGCTACCTGCTGATCCACGACTTCTTTCGCTGCCTCGACCGGCAGGAGTTCGCGGGCGCGGTGCGAGTCGCGACCGAGATCACCGGCATCGGCCGCCGGTTCGGGGAACCCGACCTGATCGCCCAGGGCCTGGTCTGCGAGGGCAGGACGCTGATGTACGCCGGTCAGGTACCGGAGGGACTCGCGCTGCTGGACGAGGCGATGGTCGGAGTCGCCGCCGGCGAGCTGTCGCCCATCTTCGCGGGCAACGTCTACTGCGCGATGATCGAGGCCTGCCAGGAGGTGCTGGACTTCGGCCGCGCTTCCGCCTGGACGACCGCGTTGACCCGCTGGTGCGACAGCCAGCCGGCGCTGGTGCCTTTCACCGGGCAATGCGCTGTTCACCGCGGCCAGATCCTCCGCCTCCGTGGCGCGTTCGGGGAGGCACTGGAGGAGTACGAAGGCGCTTGCCGCCGCTACGCCGCCTCGGGTGCCCAGGCCGCAGCCGGGTTCGCGATGAGTGAGTCCGGCGACGTACTGCGGGTCCGCGGCGCCTATTCGCAGGCCGAGAACCGCTACGGCCAGGCCTCGGGCTACGGCTACGAACCCCAGCCCGGTCTGGCCCTGCTGTGGCTCGCCCGCGGTCGTCTCCCGGCGGCCGGCGCCACCGTCCGGCGGCTGCTCGCCGAGACCGGCGGCCCCGTGCAGCGGTCCCGCCTGCTCCCCGCGGCGGTCGAGATCCTCGTCGCCACCGACAGCCTCGACGAAGCCGAAACGGCGGCAACCGAGCTGACGAAGATCGCGGAAGCCTTCGGGTGCGGCGGCCTACGGGCGATGGCCGCGTACTGCGGCGGGCTCGCGGCGCTCGCATCCGGTGACGCCCGTCGCGCACTGCCCCACGCCAGGCAGGCGAAACAGTTGTGGAGCGGCCTGCAGGCGCCGTACGAGGTGGCGCGGGCCATGATCCTCGTCGGGAGAGCGTTCCGGGAGCTCGGCGACGAGGACTCGGCCACCGCCGAGCTCACCTCCGCGCTGCGGACCTTCAGCGAACTGGGCGCGGTGGCCTGCCGCCAGGAGGCCGAGAAACTGCTGGGCCGGACCGCGCTCGGCGGGCTCACCCAGCGCGAGCTCGAGGTACTGCGGTTGGTTGCGGCCGGCAACAGCAACAACGTGATCGCGC
- a CDS encoding flavin-containing monooxygenase, which yields MITESVETVIIGAGQAGLATGYHLRELGREFVILEGNARLGDNWRAQWDTLRLYTPKKYDGLPGLPFPGERWSYPTKDEVADYLESYAAKFDLPVRTSTRVDRLEAANGGYAVIIGDHQILAKNVVVATGTFGRTPYLPEYAVDLDPAIRQLHSSEYRRPGQLKDGPVLVVGGSHSGTDIAYEVAITHPTVLCGRDPGQIPVRLEKKGARLFFPVFIFVGKHLLTRRTPMGRKEMREIRYHGGPMLRVKREDLIARGVERVHDRVAGVKDGRPMLDDGRVLDVANVVWSTGFRQVFDWIKVPVIGPDGWPEEMRGVAAAAPGLYFCGLCFQFAFSSMVVAGAGRDAEYVAKQIATRSGAVRTAAAA from the coding sequence ATGATTACCGAGAGCGTTGAGACTGTCATTATCGGGGCCGGTCAAGCCGGGTTGGCGACCGGATACCACCTGCGCGAGCTTGGCAGGGAGTTCGTCATTCTGGAGGGCAATGCCCGGCTGGGAGACAACTGGCGGGCGCAGTGGGACACGCTGCGGCTTTATACGCCGAAGAAGTACGACGGGCTGCCGGGGCTGCCGTTCCCAGGTGAGCGCTGGTCGTATCCCACCAAGGACGAGGTCGCTGATTATCTGGAGTCCTACGCCGCAAAGTTCGACCTGCCGGTGCGGACCAGCACCCGGGTGGACCGGCTCGAAGCGGCGAACGGCGGGTACGCCGTCATCATCGGCGACCACCAGATCCTGGCGAAGAACGTCGTTGTCGCGACCGGCACCTTCGGTCGTACGCCGTACCTGCCGGAGTACGCCGTGGATCTCGACCCCGCGATCCGGCAGCTCCACTCCAGCGAGTACCGCCGGCCCGGACAGCTCAAGGACGGACCGGTCCTCGTGGTCGGCGGCTCGCACTCGGGCACCGACATCGCGTACGAGGTCGCCATCACCCACCCGACGGTGCTCTGTGGCCGGGACCCGGGTCAGATCCCGGTCCGGCTGGAGAAGAAGGGCGCCCGGCTGTTCTTCCCGGTCTTCATCTTCGTCGGCAAGCACCTGCTCACCCGGCGGACGCCGATGGGGCGCAAGGAGATGCGGGAGATCCGCTACCACGGCGGTCCGATGCTCCGGGTGAAGCGGGAGGACCTGATCGCGCGGGGGGTCGAGCGGGTCCACGACCGGGTGGCCGGCGTCAAGGACGGTCGGCCGATGCTCGACGACGGCCGCGTGCTCGATGTCGCCAACGTCGTCTGGTCCACCGGTTTCCGCCAGGTGTTCGACTGGATCAAGGTCCCGGTGATCGGCCCGGACGGCTGGCCGGAGGAGATGCGTGGGGTCGCCGCCGCCGCACCAGGCCTGTACTTCTGCGGCCTGTGCTTCCAGTTCGCCTTCAGCTCGATGGTGGTGGCGGGAGCCGGCCGCGACGCGGAGTACGTCGCCAAGCAGATCGCCACCCGCTCCGGCGCGGTCCGAACTGCCGCCGCCGCGTGA
- a CDS encoding peroxiredoxin yields MTAAVPSVGSQAPDFVARTQHGESLRLSDFRGRRDVVLLFYPYAFSGVCTSELTALRDRPDLAAAAEILAVSCDPMFSLRAYADSAGIEFSLLSDFWPHGAIASQYGVFDAERGCAARGSFVIDQAGVIRWSVVTGFTEARDPGDYARALAELRPSLG; encoded by the coding sequence GTGACCGCTGCCGTCCCCTCGGTCGGCAGTCAGGCACCGGACTTCGTCGCCCGCACACAGCACGGCGAGTCCCTCCGGCTCTCGGATTTCCGGGGCCGGCGGGACGTCGTCCTGCTGTTCTACCCGTATGCCTTCAGCGGGGTGTGCACGAGCGAGCTGACGGCTCTCCGCGATCGGCCCGACCTGGCGGCCGCCGCGGAGATCCTGGCTGTCTCCTGCGACCCGATGTTCAGCCTGCGGGCGTACGCCGACTCGGCCGGGATCGAATTCAGCCTGCTGAGCGATTTCTGGCCGCATGGGGCGATCGCCTCGCAGTACGGGGTGTTCGACGCGGAGCGGGGCTGTGCGGCCCGCGGCTCGTTCGTGATCGACCAGGCCGGGGTGATCCGCTGGTCGGTCGTCACGGGCTTCACCGAGGCCCGTGATCCGGGCGACTACGCGAGGGCCTTGGCGGAACTTCGGCCGAGTCTCGGATAG
- a CDS encoding DUF3052 domain-containing protein, which produces MSATADHADGKSGEPNMAARLGLETGWVVQELGYDDDCDDAFRDAVQELTGEQFVGEETDEVVDAVLLWFREDDGDLVDAFFDVLTDLKAGGVVWLMTPKVGREGYVDAADIAEAAPTAGLSTTSSLSPTEDWSATKLMMPKSPRVKK; this is translated from the coding sequence GTGAGCGCGACCGCGGACCACGCGGACGGCAAGAGCGGCGAGCCGAACATGGCCGCCCGGCTCGGCCTGGAGACCGGTTGGGTCGTCCAGGAGCTCGGCTACGACGACGACTGCGACGACGCCTTCAGGGACGCCGTCCAGGAACTGACCGGCGAGCAGTTCGTCGGCGAGGAGACGGACGAGGTCGTCGACGCCGTGCTGCTCTGGTTCCGGGAGGACGACGGCGACTTGGTGGACGCATTCTTCGACGTGCTGACCGACCTGAAGGCGGGCGGTGTGGTGTGGCTGATGACCCCCAAGGTCGGCCGCGAGGGCTACGTCGACGCCGCCGATATCGCCGAGGCTGCACCGACCGCAGGACTGTCCACGACCAGCAGCCTGAGTCCGACCGAGGACTGGTCGGCCACGAAGCTGATGATGCCGAAGTCGCCACGGGTCAAGAAGTGA